A stretch of Henckelia pumila isolate YLH828 chromosome 4, ASM3356847v2, whole genome shotgun sequence DNA encodes these proteins:
- the LOC140860770 gene encoding transcription factor HHO5-like yields the protein MAEIYKEFHGELGWTYVPKTIAQILIDVSTTEDVSRKIMILEFHVQAMEEEARRIDAYKRQLPHCMHLLEDAIEIIKQEILRWKKSEKCPVVEDLMPLKSGLEESSRVKESKDIDDKREWMSSVQLWTTPVQVVKEIKPVAAEGNLSTREGHLCY from the exons atggctgagatttacaaagaatttcaTGGAGAGTTGGGATGGACTTATGTTCCAAAAACCATAGCACAAATCCTCATAGACGTTTCAACGACTGAAGATGTTTCGAGGAAAATAATGATCCTAGAATTTCATGTCCAGGCAATGGAGGAAGAAGCGAGGCGTATTGACGCATACAAGCGTCAACTTCCTCATTGCATGCACTTATTAGAAGATG caattgagataataaaacaGGAGATCCTGAGGTGGAAAAAAAGTGAAAAATGCCCAGTTGTAGAGGATCTCATGCCACTAAAAAGTGGCTTGGAAGAGTCTTCAAGGGTAAAAGAGTCAAAAGATATTGACGATAAGAGGGAATGGATGAGTTCTGTTCAACTCTGGACCACTCCTGTTCA AGTAGTCAAGGAGATCAAGCCAGTGGCAGCGGAGGGAAATTTAAGCACGAGGGAGGGGCATCTATGCTACTAA
- the LOC140860771 gene encoding transcription factor HHO6-like: protein MAEIYKGNHQESGSIYVPKTIAKILLDVSTIDDLSRKVMILEFHIQALQEEMRRIFGTSNRSLHFSIHFLEDAIEILKHEILRWKRNEKNPVVEELMPLKNCLEGFSGANESKNINEKREWMSSVQLCTIPVQYDNNFGTKDKDSMLHRKSSYEGYQVSRNGRDFNHKVGSFTQIQSVNLKNKDTVSSSTVEYEATPNNLNVKRKDPQQQKPCTQPFPKKQRRCWSPELHKQFVDALQQLGGIETATPKQIREAMNVKGLTNNEVKSHLQKYRYYIKKLPSMERKLCYSWPIRDN, encoded by the exons ATGGCTGAAATTTACAAAGGAAATCATCAAGAGTCGGGATCGATTTATGTTCCAAAAACCATAGCAAAAATCCTCTTAGATGTTTCAACGATCGACGATTTGTCAAGGAAAGTAATGATCCTGGAATTTCATATCCAAGCATTGCAGGAAGAAATGAGGCGGATTTTTGGCACCTCCAATCGTTCACTTCATTTTTCCATTCACTTCTTAGAAGATG CAATTGAGATATTGAAGCATGAGATCCTGAGATGGAAGAGAAACGAAAAGAATCCAGTTGTGGAGGAATTAATGCCACTGAAGAATTGCTTGGAAGGGTTTTCAGGGGCAAATGAGTCAAAGAACATCAATGAGAAGAGGGAATGGATGAGTTCCGTTCAGCTATGTACCATACCTGTTCAGTATGACAATAATTTTGGCACAAAAGATAAAGATTCTATGTTGCATCGTAAATCA AGTTACGAAGGATATCAAGTTAGTAGGAATGGAAGGGATTTCAATCATAAGGTTGGGTCGTTTACGCAAATTCAAAGTGTCAACTTGAAAAATAAAGATACTGTTTCTTCATCAACAGTTGAATATGAGGCGACACCGAATAATTTGAACGTAAAAAGAAAGGATCCACAACAGCAAAAGCCGTGTACACAGCCatttccaaagaaacaaagacgATGTTGGTCTCCGGAGTTGCATAAGCAGTTCGTCGATGCTTTGCAGCAGCTTGGTGGCATAGAGA CAGCGACACCGAAACAGATCAGGGAAGCGATGAATGTAAAAGGCCTAACAAACAATGAAGTCAAGAGTCATTTGCAG AAATATAGGTATTACATTAAAAAGCTCCCATCAATGGAACGGAAACTTTGTTACTCATGGCCGATAAGAGACAATTAA